TTAAGAGAAAGATCGACAAGATAGTTAGAAGCAACTACGTTGCGCGGTCCCTGAAAAATTAATAAAAGAAAGCTGTAGCCCTCCGCGAAAGCGGCTACGCTAATCAAAAAAAATAAGATGCCTGCCAGAAACTTTTTTCGCATTACTTACCTCCTTATGCGAAACATATTCATTTTAACCATTAGCCCATAAAATTCATGTCTAATCTGATATTCCACCATTTAAATATAAAGTTGTATTTCCAATTATTTCTTTATTATTGTATATTTATTCCCCTTTTTATCGTAAAATTCTCCAACTTCTTCTGTTCCTAGCCCAAATAATGCCAAAGGAGCAAATATTCTCAGTAACCCGATAAGAACCCCATTTATGTCCCCCCTTGTTAAATATCCAAAACTTTTTACATACCAATTAATAACAAAACCAAGAAATTTACCGTGTATAAAAGCATTTACACCGTTAGGAACACTATTATTTATTATTATACAAATTATACACCATAATATGAGTACCGTCAAAAGTGCAATTATTACCCAAAATATTCCTTTTATAAGAATTCTTAGCAATCCTCCAAGAATAGGTATATTTCTTATATAACTCGGAATCTGTCCGATATAATAGATTATCTTCTCTGAGATTTTTGGTTTTAAGAGATTGCCAGAATAAAAATTTTGTTTTATATGATGTTTTTTTTGTTTACCTATACGGCTCTTTGTTTTTACTTGCTGTCCAGTGGTATTAATTGTTTTCTGTATATTTGCTTGTTGTTTTTTTCCACTGTCTTGCTGCTCTTTTTTTCCCTGCCCCTGTAATATTTTCTGGTATTCATCGTAATGGTTCATTATGTTATTATAGGCATCAACAATTTCTTTTGTTTCTGCTTCTGTATCATTTTTATAACCATTGATATGTAGAGATTCTATTTTTTGC
This window of the Treponema primitia ZAS-1 genome carries:
- a CDS encoding J domain-containing protein, whose amino-acid sequence is MEKYFNILEISPTATIIEIKHAYKQKIESLHINGYKNDTEAETKEIVDAYNNIMNHYDEYQKILQGQGKKEQQDSGKKQQANIQKTINTTGQQVKTKSRIGKQKKHHIKQNFYSGNLLKPKISEKIIYYIGQIPSYIRNIPILGGLLRILIKGIFWVIIALLTVLILWCIICIIINNSVPNGVNAFIHGKFLGFVINWYVKSFGYLTRGDINGVLIGLLRIFAPLALFGLGTEEVGEFYDKKGNKYTIIKK